A stretch of the Simiduia curdlanivorans genome encodes the following:
- the serS gene encoding serine--tRNA ligase, which translates to MLDSKYVRTNPEEVAEKLKKRGYTLDIKAISQLEERRKAIQASTEALQQERNTRSKSIGQAKAKGEDIAPLLAEVENLKAQLTSAETELSSVQVELDAFLAGVPNIPADEVPEGLSEDDNVEVRRWGSPRVFDFDIKDHVELGERLGGLDFETATKLTGARFSILRGDLAKLHRALIQFMLDTHQNEHGYEEIYVPFIVNKESLYGTGQLPKFEEDLFKLTDERELYLIPTAEVPVTNILRNEILEAKVELPLKLVCHTPCFRSEAGSHGRDTRGLIRQHQFEKVELVQFVKPEQSDEALESLLGNAEAILTKLGLPYRTVILCGGDIGFSAAKTYDIEVWVPSQDKYREISSCSSFRDFQARRMMARYRNAETNKVELLHTLNGSGLAVGRTLLAVLENYQQADGSVLIPDVLQPYMAGKKSIG; encoded by the coding sequence ATGCTTGACTCAAAATATGTAAGAACTAACCCAGAAGAAGTTGCCGAAAAACTGAAAAAGCGTGGCTATACGCTGGATATTAAGGCTATTTCTCAACTCGAAGAACGCCGTAAAGCGATTCAGGCCAGCACAGAGGCGCTGCAGCAAGAGCGCAACACTCGTTCGAAGTCTATCGGCCAGGCCAAGGCTAAGGGCGAAGACATAGCGCCTTTGTTAGCTGAAGTTGAAAACCTTAAAGCACAGTTGACGAGCGCCGAAACTGAGCTTTCTAGCGTGCAAGTGGAGCTGGACGCTTTCTTAGCCGGTGTGCCAAATATTCCCGCCGACGAAGTGCCCGAGGGTTTAAGCGAAGACGACAATGTTGAAGTGCGGCGCTGGGGTTCACCGCGCGTGTTTGATTTCGACATCAAAGACCACGTGGAATTGGGTGAGCGCCTAGGTGGCCTCGACTTTGAAACAGCCACGAAATTGACCGGTGCACGCTTTTCCATTTTACGTGGCGACTTAGCAAAGCTGCATCGCGCACTGATTCAGTTTATGCTCGACACCCATCAAAATGAGCATGGTTACGAAGAGATTTATGTACCTTTTATCGTTAATAAAGAGTCGTTGTACGGAACGGGTCAACTACCTAAGTTCGAAGAAGATCTGTTCAAGTTAACCGATGAGCGCGAGCTCTACCTAATTCCCACGGCCGAGGTGCCGGTTACCAATATTTTACGCAACGAGATCTTAGAGGCGAAAGTCGAGCTGCCGCTAAAATTGGTGTGCCACACGCCGTGTTTCAGAAGTGAAGCAGGTTCACACGGGCGCGATACTCGCGGACTTATCCGCCAGCATCAGTTTGAAAAAGTTGAACTGGTGCAGTTTGTAAAGCCTGAGCAGTCTGATGAAGCACTAGAGAGTTTGCTAGGTAACGCGGAAGCCATTTTAACCAAGCTAGGTTTGCCCTATAGAACGGTCATACTGTGCGGTGGCGACATCGGTTTTTCTGCAGCCAAAACCTATGACATCGAAGTTTGGGTGCCTAGCCAAGATAAATACCGCGAGATTTCCTCCTGCTCCAGCTTTAGAGACTTCCAAGCCCGGCGCATGATGGCGCGTTACCGCAATGCCGAAACCAATAAAGTTGAGCTACTGCACACCTTAAATGGTTCAGGTTTAGCGGTGGGGCGCACGCTTTTGGCGGTTCTAGAAAACTACCAGCAGGCTGACGGAAGCGTCCTGATTCCAGACGTATTACAGCCTTATATGGCTGGTAAAAAGTCTATCGGCTAA
- the crcB gene encoding fluoride efflux transporter CrcB — protein MIWIMIACGGALGAMARYGLNLWLFPIFELRFPLATLVANVLGSILMGLAYVILIERGNFQPELRHLIMTGFLGAFTTFSAFSLDAFALMRNGDLFTAAGYVLLSVTTCIIAVSLAIKISSEYL, from the coding sequence ATGATTTGGATAATGATTGCCTGCGGCGGCGCGCTAGGGGCCATGGCGAGATACGGCTTAAACCTTTGGTTATTCCCCATTTTTGAACTGCGATTTCCCTTGGCTACGCTGGTTGCCAATGTGCTGGGCTCCATACTCATGGGCCTTGCCTATGTGATATTGATCGAGCGGGGCAATTTTCAGCCTGAGCTGCGCCACCTGATTATGACCGGGTTTCTCGGCGCTTTTACCACCTTTTCTGCCTTCTCTCTAGACGCCTTTGCCCTGATGCGCAACGGCGACCTATTTACTGCCGCTGGCTATGTACTACTCAGCGTGACCACCTGTATCATTGCGGTTTCCCTCGCTATTAAGATCAGCAGCGAATATCTGTAA
- a CDS encoding replication-associated recombination protein A yields the protein MTKDLFHSDKRVYQPLAARLRANNLAQYVGQEHLLGPGKPLREILSSGQIHSMIFWGPPGVGKTTLAKLLADQVDAHFFTLSAVMAGVKDIRNVVEQAKQLAQVQNKKSLLFVDEVHRFNKSQQDAFLPYVEDGTFIFVGATTENPSFELNSALLSRCRVYLLKPLEKPALLALLERALSDKELGLGKLNLSLDDALKDSLCEVADGDARRLLNLIEISADLAEEQADGQHTLSASALADVLRSDVRRFDKGGEQFYDQISAMHKSVRGSSADGALYWFARMIDGGCDPLYVARRVVRMASEDIGNADPRGLDLALAAWDVQTRLGSPEGELAIAQALVYLACAPKSNAVYKAFNKAMADVKADPSFEVPLHLRNAPTKLMADNGFGAEYRYAHDEPDAYAAGENYLPQAIAARRYYTPSNRGLEIKIAEKLQRLKELDQASKHKRWPELKL from the coding sequence ATGACTAAGGATCTATTTCATAGCGACAAGCGTGTATACCAACCACTAGCCGCGCGTTTAAGAGCAAATAACTTAGCTCAGTATGTTGGCCAAGAGCACTTGCTCGGGCCGGGTAAGCCATTGCGTGAGATTTTATCCAGCGGCCAAATACACTCGATGATTTTTTGGGGGCCGCCGGGCGTGGGTAAAACCACACTTGCGAAACTTTTGGCTGATCAAGTGGATGCGCATTTTTTTACCCTGTCGGCAGTGATGGCCGGCGTGAAGGACATTCGCAATGTGGTAGAGCAGGCCAAACAGCTCGCCCAAGTACAGAATAAAAAATCCCTGCTGTTTGTCGACGAAGTGCATCGATTTAATAAAAGTCAGCAGGATGCTTTTTTGCCTTACGTCGAAGATGGCACCTTTATCTTCGTCGGCGCGACCACTGAGAACCCGTCGTTTGAACTCAATAGTGCGCTCTTATCGCGCTGCCGAGTTTACCTGCTAAAACCACTGGAAAAACCAGCCTTGCTCGCGTTACTCGAACGGGCTTTATCCGATAAGGAGTTGGGGCTGGGTAAGTTGAACTTATCGCTGGACGACGCCCTAAAAGACTCACTTTGCGAGGTGGCAGACGGCGACGCGCGGCGGCTACTTAATTTAATCGAGATTTCAGCAGATCTTGCCGAAGAGCAAGCCGACGGCCAGCACACTCTTTCGGCGAGCGCGTTGGCCGACGTGCTGCGCAGTGATGTCCGGCGCTTCGATAAGGGCGGTGAGCAGTTTTACGATCAAATATCCGCCATGCACAAATCGGTTAGAGGCTCCAGTGCCGACGGCGCACTCTATTGGTTTGCCCGCATGATAGACGGTGGCTGTGACCCCTTGTACGTTGCCCGACGCGTGGTGCGTATGGCCAGCGAGGACATTGGTAATGCAGACCCGCGGGGCTTAGATTTGGCCTTGGCGGCTTGGGATGTGCAAACTCGCTTAGGCAGCCCCGAGGGTGAATTAGCCATAGCACAAGCCTTGGTTTATTTAGCTTGCGCACCCAAAAGTAATGCCGTGTATAAGGCCTTCAACAAGGCCATGGCCGATGTCAAAGCCGACCCGAGCTTCGAGGTGCCTTTGCATCTGCGCAACGCGCCGACGAAGCTGATGGCAGATAATGGATTTGGCGCCGAATATCGCTACGCCCACGACGAACCAGATGCCTATGCCGCCGGCGAAAATTACCTACCGCAGGCAATAGCAGCGCGACGCTATTACACGCCCTCAAACCGCGGTTTGGAAATCAAAATCGCCGAGAAGTTGCAGCGCCTCAAGGAGCTGGACCAGGCCAGTAAGCATAAGCGCTGGCCCGAGTTAAAGTTATGA
- the lolA gene encoding outer membrane lipoprotein chaperone LolA, protein MFRLFAQLSCAFYLLAPSYVGAEPAKDLTQLLGGMNAATGQFEQSLVDVKGQQLQASQGTFSVKKPGKFLWLTESPFPQQLISNGQELWLYDADLEQASISAIDADSQQTPALLLSGDAKKLKDQFTILQAASADSNVAAFELTSKNTKAAFTRISASFTAGVLSRMSFVDKIGNTTVFVFDGVTLNPVLADGLFDFTPPKGTDVIRND, encoded by the coding sequence ATGTTCAGATTATTCGCCCAGCTTAGTTGTGCCTTTTATCTCTTGGCGCCGAGTTATGTTGGCGCAGAGCCAGCAAAAGATCTCACTCAATTACTGGGCGGGATGAACGCGGCAACTGGGCAATTTGAACAATCTTTAGTTGATGTTAAAGGCCAACAGTTACAGGCTAGTCAAGGCACATTCTCAGTCAAAAAGCCTGGTAAATTCTTATGGCTAACCGAATCGCCTTTCCCCCAGCAGCTGATCAGTAACGGCCAAGAACTTTGGTTATACGACGCCGATCTAGAGCAGGCTAGCATCTCTGCGATTGATGCCGATAGCCAACAAACACCAGCACTTTTGCTCAGTGGCGACGCCAAAAAGCTCAAAGATCAATTCACAATCTTACAAGCGGCATCTGCGGATTCAAATGTGGCAGCCTTTGAGTTAACCAGCAAAAATACCAAAGCGGCGTTCACCAGAATAAGTGCCAGTTTTACTGCCGGTGTGTTATCGCGCATGTCCTTCGTCGACAAAATAGGTAACACCACGGTTTTTGTTTTTGACGGCGTCACACTTAACCCTGTGCTAGCCGACGGGCTTTTTGATTTCACACCACCCAAAGGAACTGACGTCATTCGCAATGACTAA
- a CDS encoding DNA translocase FtsK, which produces MKNLEQTQTPPATKVVGRAITEGTLIVLSVFCVFLTIILVSYSPVDPGWSSTGMNRTVVNAGGPFGAWLADVCMSLFGYMAYLFPGLLAWRAWLIFRDRKAGREFDGLLMALRLLGLALLVIGGTGLIALHQTGDANLPFSEGGLLGASVSDALDSAFSFIGTSLILLACLLFGLTVFTDLSWIKLMDQTGRITLLLIERVSNRIRTYRDTRQEKTRVQESQQVRRKAIAAQVEKQEKREPIVIEQPIRKKIPSPRVEKEKQSSLFVDTTVDGELPKIGLLDAADHSNDKGYSKENLEALSRLLELKLADFGITAEVVSVLPGPVVTRFEIQPAPGVKVSRITNLAKDVARSLAVISVRVVEVIPGKSVVGIEIPNEHRAMVRLSEVLASETYDKAKSPVTLALGHDIAGQPVVADLAKMPHLLVAGTTGSGKSVGVNAMLLSLLYKSTPKEVRLILVDPKMLELSIYDDIPHLLTPVVTDMKDAANGLRWCVGEMERRYKLMARLGVRNLAGFNRKVEDAIKAGAPIKDPLWVASEHFEAGHAEAPAPDLETLPSIVVVIDEFADMMMIVGKKVEQLIARIAQKARAAGIHLILATQRPSVDVITGLIKANVPTRIAFQVSSKIDSRTILDQGGAEQLLGHGDMLYLPPGTSVPIRVHGAFVDDHEVHAVVADWKKRGKPNYLDEIVDESVNSIPVPGMATEGDEEGGSESDPLYDEALAFVTETRKASISSVQRKLRIGYNRAARLIEAMEEAGVVSSMGTNGSREVLAPAPPRH; this is translated from the coding sequence TTGAAAAACCTGGAGCAAACGCAGACGCCACCGGCAACTAAGGTTGTCGGTCGGGCAATAACTGAGGGTACCTTGATCGTACTTTCGGTCTTCTGTGTCTTTTTAACGATCATTTTGGTTAGCTACAGTCCGGTCGACCCAGGCTGGTCCAGCACGGGCATGAATCGCACTGTGGTCAACGCCGGCGGTCCTTTTGGCGCCTGGTTGGCCGATGTTTGCATGTCTCTATTCGGCTATATGGCCTATTTATTCCCTGGGCTCCTGGCCTGGCGCGCCTGGCTTATCTTTCGCGATCGCAAAGCCGGTAGAGAGTTTGATGGGCTTTTGATGGCTTTGCGTTTACTCGGCTTGGCGTTGTTGGTTATTGGCGGCACCGGTTTAATTGCCCTGCACCAAACCGGAGACGCCAACTTACCTTTTTCAGAAGGAGGGCTGCTGGGCGCTTCTGTGTCCGATGCACTCGACAGCGCTTTCTCCTTTATTGGTACCAGCCTTATTTTGCTCGCCTGCTTGCTGTTCGGTTTAACGGTATTTACCGACCTCAGCTGGATAAAGCTGATGGATCAAACCGGTCGCATTACCCTGTTACTGATCGAGCGGGTTTCCAACCGCATTCGCACCTATCGCGACACTCGGCAAGAGAAAACCCGGGTGCAAGAATCACAACAAGTGCGCCGTAAAGCGATAGCTGCGCAGGTAGAAAAGCAGGAAAAGCGCGAGCCCATTGTTATTGAGCAGCCAATCCGTAAAAAAATCCCCAGCCCTCGAGTAGAAAAAGAGAAGCAGAGCTCTTTGTTTGTCGATACCACGGTGGATGGTGAGCTGCCCAAAATTGGCTTGTTAGACGCGGCCGATCACAGTAACGATAAGGGGTACAGTAAAGAGAATCTCGAGGCACTTTCCCGGCTATTAGAGTTGAAATTAGCGGATTTTGGTATCACCGCCGAAGTGGTTTCGGTATTGCCAGGCCCCGTGGTAACGCGCTTCGAAATTCAGCCCGCACCCGGGGTGAAAGTTTCTCGCATTACCAACTTGGCAAAGGATGTCGCAAGATCCTTGGCGGTTATTAGCGTGCGTGTGGTAGAGGTTATTCCCGGTAAATCGGTGGTTGGTATTGAAATTCCCAACGAGCATCGGGCCATGGTTCGCCTGAGTGAAGTCTTGGCCTCCGAAACTTACGACAAGGCCAAGTCTCCGGTGACGCTTGCCTTAGGGCATGATATTGCCGGTCAGCCAGTAGTCGCTGATCTTGCCAAGATGCCACACTTGCTGGTTGCGGGTACTACTGGCTCGGGTAAATCCGTCGGCGTTAACGCCATGCTGCTAAGCCTGCTGTACAAATCTACCCCCAAGGAAGTGAGGTTGATTTTAGTTGACCCCAAAATGTTGGAGCTCTCTATCTATGACGATATTCCGCATTTGTTAACACCGGTGGTAACGGACATGAAAGACGCCGCTAACGGCTTGCGCTGGTGCGTGGGGGAAATGGAGCGGCGCTATAAACTCATGGCGCGGCTAGGCGTTCGCAACTTGGCGGGTTTTAACCGAAAGGTAGAAGACGCGATTAAAGCTGGCGCGCCTATCAAAGATCCTTTGTGGGTAGCGTCAGAACATTTTGAAGCGGGTCACGCGGAAGCCCCGGCCCCGGATCTGGAGACCTTGCCCTCCATTGTTGTTGTGATTGACGAGTTTGCCGACATGATGATGATCGTCGGTAAAAAGGTCGAACAACTCATTGCGCGCATCGCGCAGAAGGCGAGGGCGGCGGGTATCCATCTTATTTTGGCGACGCAAAGGCCTTCGGTGGATGTGATTACCGGTTTGATCAAAGCCAACGTACCCACGCGTATCGCTTTTCAAGTGTCGTCAAAAATCGACTCTCGGACCATTCTCGACCAAGGTGGCGCGGAGCAATTGCTCGGTCACGGTGATATGCTTTATCTGCCTCCCGGCACCTCGGTTCCCATTCGTGTACACGGCGCCTTTGTTGACGACCACGAGGTGCACGCGGTGGTTGCTGATTGGAAAAAACGCGGCAAGCCCAATTATCTCGATGAAATTGTCGATGAAAGCGTTAATAGTATTCCGGTGCCGGGTATGGCAACCGAAGGCGACGAGGAGGGCGGCAGTGAATCAGACCCGCTGTACGACGAAGCTTTGGCCTTTGTCACCGAAACACGTAAAGCTTCGATTTCCTCGGTGCAACGTAAGTTGCGCATTGGCTACAACCGCGCCGCGCGTTTGATTGAAGCCATGGAAGAAGCGGGGGTCGTATCGTCCATGGGTACCAACGGCAGTCGCGAAGTCTTGGCGCCTGCGCCGCCGCGGCATTAG
- the trxB gene encoding thioredoxin-disulfide reductase: protein MSDTKHHRLIILGSGPAGYTAAIYAARANLKPVVITGMQQGGQLTTTTDVENWPGGVHDLQGPDLMVQMQQHAERFDTEVIFDHIDSVDLQQRPFTLKGSSTYTCDALIICTGASAQYLGLPSEEAFMGRGVSACATCDGFFYRDQKVVVVGGGNTAVEEALYLSNIASEVTLIHRRDTLRSEKILQDKLFEKAKNGNVTLMWNHTLEEVLGNDSGVSGVRVKSTKTGETQDLDTQGAFIAIGHKPNTDIFAGQLEMKDGYIVVKSGLNGGATATSVPGVFAAGDVGDHIYRQAITSAGAGCMAALDAEKYLDDLA from the coding sequence ATGAGCGACACCAAGCACCATCGCCTCATTATTTTGGGCTCAGGCCCTGCAGGCTACACCGCGGCTATCTATGCTGCGCGAGCAAATCTCAAGCCCGTGGTCATAACCGGCATGCAGCAAGGCGGCCAGCTTACCACAACCACCGATGTTGAGAATTGGCCAGGTGGCGTTCACGACCTGCAAGGCCCTGATTTAATGGTGCAAATGCAACAGCACGCCGAGCGCTTCGATACCGAGGTCATTTTTGATCACATCGATTCGGTCGATCTGCAACAGCGTCCTTTTACGCTCAAGGGTTCCAGCACCTACACCTGCGATGCCTTAATCATCTGTACTGGCGCTAGCGCCCAGTATTTGGGCCTCCCCTCAGAGGAAGCCTTCATGGGTCGCGGTGTCTCCGCCTGCGCAACCTGCGATGGTTTTTTTTACCGCGATCAGAAGGTTGTGGTGGTTGGCGGCGGCAACACAGCCGTTGAAGAAGCCTTGTACCTCTCTAATATTGCGTCGGAGGTGACATTGATTCACCGCCGCGACACCTTGCGCTCAGAAAAAATTCTGCAAGACAAGCTGTTCGAAAAGGCCAAAAATGGCAATGTGACCCTGATGTGGAACCACACCCTCGAGGAAGTATTGGGCAATGATTCCGGTGTCAGCGGTGTGCGGGTAAAGAGCACTAAAACGGGTGAAACGCAGGATCTGGACACCCAAGGCGCATTTATCGCGATCGGGCACAAGCCCAATACCGATATTTTTGCCGGCCAACTGGAAATGAAAGATGGCTATATCGTGGTTAAGTCGGGCTTAAACGGTGGCGCAACGGCAACTTCGGTGCCTGGCGTATTTGCCGCTGGCGACGTCGGCGATCACATTTACCGCCAAGCGATTACCTCCGCCGGTGCCGGCTGTATGGCGGCGCTGGATGCTGAGAAGTATCTGGACGACTTAGCCTAA
- the aat gene encoding leucyl/phenylalanyl-tRNA--protein transferase, giving the protein MLAAGGGLSPDWLLAAYRRGIYPWYNDPGEIFWWSPAPRMVLLPSHIHISKSLRKFLKKSPFTIRFDTAFKEVVARCADSRDDTWILPEIQAAYCRLHALGHAHSVECWQGEALVGGLYGVHLGQQFFGESMFSTSTNASKAALVALSRHCQAWEISAIDCQMHTQHLESMGAQLYDRDAFEAMLEGCDTPSKADWCFRSEWMNV; this is encoded by the coding sequence TTGCTTGCCGCGGGTGGCGGTTTATCGCCCGACTGGCTCCTCGCCGCTTACCGCCGCGGCATCTACCCTTGGTACAACGATCCCGGAGAAATCTTCTGGTGGTCGCCTGCGCCACGAATGGTCCTGCTTCCCAGCCACATTCATATTTCTAAAAGCCTGAGAAAGTTTTTAAAGAAATCGCCCTTCACCATTCGCTTCGATACCGCCTTTAAAGAAGTGGTCGCGCGCTGTGCTGATAGCCGAGACGACACCTGGATTTTGCCCGAGATACAAGCTGCCTATTGCCGGTTACACGCCCTTGGCCACGCCCATTCTGTCGAGTGCTGGCAAGGCGAAGCCTTGGTGGGTGGCCTCTACGGCGTGCATCTGGGCCAGCAATTTTTTGGCGAGTCTATGTTTTCGACCTCTACCAATGCGTCTAAAGCGGCCCTTGTCGCCCTGTCTCGTCATTGTCAGGCGTGGGAAATTTCCGCTATTGATTGCCAAATGCACACCCAGCATCTCGAATCCATGGGCGCCCAGCTCTATGACCGAGACGCCTTTGAGGCTATGCTTGAAGGCTGTGATACCCCCTCCAAAGCCGATTGGTGTTTTCGATCAGAGTGGATGAATGTCTAG
- a CDS encoding arginyltransferase gives MSSSINIKLFSTHPHKCSYLADREATTVFVDPDATMDSALYSRLSELGFRRSGQHVYRPQCAECNACTPVRIKVEAFALNRQQKRTLKRNNDLTLELLERIDTDECYALYEAYINVRHRDGDMFPPTKSQYNGFLTAQWGATRFLAARLNGQLVGVAMCDVLANGLSAVYTFFDPSLTKRSLGAWFILQQIAWTNRLGLSHLYLGYWIKDCQKMSYKTQYQPLEYFKGGFWTRISSN, from the coding sequence ATGTCTAGTTCCATCAACATAAAGCTATTTTCTACCCATCCGCACAAGTGCAGTTATCTGGCTGATCGGGAGGCGACCACGGTGTTTGTCGACCCGGATGCGACCATGGATAGTGCTTTATACAGCCGGCTTTCAGAACTCGGTTTTCGTCGCTCCGGCCAGCACGTATACCGGCCGCAATGTGCCGAATGCAATGCCTGTACGCCGGTTCGCATAAAGGTCGAGGCGTTTGCTTTAAATCGCCAACAAAAACGCACCCTTAAGCGCAACAACGACCTGACACTAGAGCTGCTCGAGCGCATTGATACCGACGAATGTTATGCCCTCTATGAAGCCTACATTAATGTTCGGCATCGAGATGGCGACATGTTCCCGCCCACAAAATCTCAATACAACGGCTTCCTGACCGCGCAATGGGGAGCAACCCGGTTTCTCGCGGCCAGACTTAACGGTCAACTGGTTGGTGTGGCCATGTGCGATGTATTGGCCAATGGGCTATCAGCTGTTTACACGTTTTTTGATCCAAGCCTTACCAAGCGCAGCTTAGGGGCTTGGTTTATTTTGCAGCAAATCGCTTGGACAAACCGGCTGGGCTTGAGCCACTTGTACTTGGGCTATTGGATCAAAGACTGCCAAAAAATGAGCTACAAAACACAATATCAGCCGCTGGAGTACTTTAAAGGCGGCTTTTGGACCAGAATATCGTCAAATTGA
- the infA gene encoding translation initiation factor IF-1, with the protein MAREDHIEMDGEVVDTLPNTTFKVKLENGHVVIAHISGKMRKNYIRILTGDKVKVELTPYDLSKGRITYRAR; encoded by the coding sequence ATGGCGCGTGAAGATCATATAGAAATGGACGGTGAAGTGGTTGATACCCTTCCCAACACCACATTTAAAGTTAAGCTAGAAAATGGCCACGTGGTCATTGCTCACATTTCAGGCAAAATGCGGAAAAACTACATCCGTATTCTCACCGGCGACAAAGTGAAAGTTGAGCTAACCCCTTATGATCTATCCAAAGGGCGCATCACCTACCGCGCACGTTAA
- the flgL gene encoding flagellar hook-associated protein FlgL, with the protein MRVSTSEMFNIANRGISNASVAMVKTQEQLSTGLRVLKPSDDPVAATKIMQLNESIGRISQFTKNINSAENDLQLEETTLNGVLELIQRIQELSVQAGNTATLTPDDYKALAAEVDSRLDEMVNLVNSRNANGDYIFAGYKGNTQPFVRLGEGQFEYRGDDGQKLVKISESVKIAVSDNGKAIFMDVDSVNPTFRTSVSAANSSVPPIAVSVGQVVDQEEFNSFYPKDMVVTFNHDSAVVPSAKNYTVTDRATGEVLVANQAFVSGSAIEVAGVTFAVIGEPASGLPPVAATRNFGTDFAVSFPFDFTAPGNETFTVNVGGRSETFVLDGNVTNTTDLAAMLNSAGNGNAAKLANLGIAVTGAGFAMPTGVNFSVEGGTANISAVMGLDTVIGSASVNGQRAVGGDQVFIDSTDNQDVLLTLARLSDAMKSVTSSADSKALLKSIVDATLGNLANAQTNILEKTSQLGARFNTIDTTRDLHLDTELISKEVLSELQDLDYAEAASRLSKQELIMQAAQSTFVRISQLSLFDRL; encoded by the coding sequence ATGCGTGTATCTACCTCTGAAATGTTCAATATCGCTAATCGCGGTATCAGTAATGCCAGTGTCGCAATGGTTAAAACACAAGAGCAGCTATCCACGGGGCTTAGAGTATTGAAGCCTTCCGATGACCCAGTTGCTGCTACAAAAATTATGCAGCTAAATGAGAGTATCGGCCGCATTAGTCAATTTACTAAGAATATTAATTCTGCAGAAAATGATCTTCAACTTGAGGAAACCACCCTGAATGGTGTGTTGGAGTTAATTCAACGCATTCAAGAGTTGAGTGTGCAGGCGGGAAATACAGCAACCTTGACACCTGATGACTACAAAGCGCTAGCAGCAGAAGTAGATTCACGACTGGATGAAATGGTAAATCTGGTTAACTCGCGCAATGCCAACGGCGACTATATATTTGCCGGCTATAAGGGCAATACCCAGCCCTTTGTTCGCTTGGGCGAGGGCCAGTTTGAATACCGCGGCGACGATGGGCAGAAATTAGTTAAAATTTCGGAAAGCGTCAAAATTGCAGTGAGCGACAACGGCAAAGCGATCTTCATGGACGTGGACTCTGTTAACCCGACGTTTAGAACCAGTGTTAGCGCTGCCAATAGCTCCGTTCCACCCATAGCCGTGAGTGTGGGGCAGGTTGTTGATCAAGAGGAGTTTAATAGTTTTTATCCAAAAGATATGGTGGTTACCTTTAATCATGATTCAGCCGTTGTGCCATCGGCCAAAAACTATACGGTTACCGATCGGGCGACGGGTGAGGTGCTGGTTGCCAATCAAGCATTTGTCAGCGGTAGTGCCATAGAGGTGGCCGGTGTCACCTTTGCCGTGATTGGCGAGCCGGCGTCTGGTTTGCCGCCAGTCGCAGCAACCAGAAACTTCGGTACAGATTTCGCCGTAAGCTTTCCTTTTGATTTTACTGCGCCTGGGAATGAAACCTTCACCGTGAATGTAGGCGGTCGGTCGGAAACGTTTGTGCTCGATGGCAATGTCACCAATACCACAGACCTCGCGGCCATGCTCAACAGTGCAGGTAATGGCAACGCGGCAAAACTGGCCAATCTCGGTATCGCGGTTACCGGTGCTGGTTTTGCCATGCCCACTGGAGTCAATTTTAGCGTTGAGGGCGGAACGGCGAATATCAGTGCCGTGATGGGACTGGATACCGTTATTGGCTCTGCTTCTGTCAATGGCCAGCGAGCCGTGGGTGGCGATCAGGTGTTTATCGACAGTACTGACAACCAAGATGTTTTGCTGACCTTAGCGCGGCTGTCCGATGCAATGAAGTCCGTTACCTCCAGTGCCGATAGCAAGGCGTTGTTGAAATCTATAGTAGATGCCACCTTAGGTAATCTGGCCAATGCCCAAACTAACATATTGGAAAAAACCAGTCAGTTAGGTGCACGATTTAATACCATTGACACCACGCGGGATCTTCACTTGGATACTGAGTTGATTAGCAAGGAGGTGTTATCTGAGCTCCAAGACTTGGATTACGCTGAAGCGGCAAGTCGGCTATCGAAACAGGAGCTGATCATGCAGGCTGCACAATCGACATTCGTGCGTATTAGTCAATTGAGTTTGTTTGATCGCTTGTAG